From the Clostridium putrefaciens genome, one window contains:
- a CDS encoding YbaN family protein — protein sequence MLKKVLFILLGFISLFLAFVGAILPLLPTFPFLLLCSFCFIKGSSKINYWFENTKIYKKHLKDFKLSNGMTLKSKLFILIPVYAILITLFFTKPILPMQITIVILLIIKTLVFIKIKTIKGAVPNDGR from the coding sequence ATGTTAAAAAAGGTTTTATTCATACTGTTAGGTTTCATATCCTTATTCCTTGCTTTTGTAGGCGCAATATTACCTTTACTACCTACATTTCCATTTTTATTATTATGCTCTTTTTGTTTCATAAAGGGATCCTCAAAAATCAATTATTGGTTTGAAAATACTAAAATATATAAAAAACACTTGAAAGACTTTAAGTTAAGTAACGGAATGACCTTAAAATCAAAGTTGTTTATCTTAATTCCTGTATATGCAATTTTAATTACTTTATTTTTTACTAAACCCATATTACCAATGCAAATTACTATAGTTATCCTATTAATTATAAAGACCTTAGTATTTATAAAGATTAAAACTATTAAGGGGGCCGTACCTAATGATGGTAGATAA